From a single Streptomyces rubradiris genomic region:
- a CDS encoding VOC family protein — MTEAREPAGPHARRLPGTPCWVSLMVHGLDATEEFYGELFGWEFRPGPQQLGPYVRALLDGREVAGVGRLPTGRRLPVAWTPYLASDDADRTADTVRLCGGTVAVGPLDAAEAGRMAIAADPSGAVFGIWQGSAHPGAALTGVPGAPVWNELLTFETESVTKFYKSVFPYEEEPVVSAGDDCLTLRLDGRPVAGLHGVGHGLPPDRGPHWRTYFEVADLDATLRRVAALGGRVLAPAHDGPHGRVATVADPEGAEFSVVQGPR; from the coding sequence ATGACCGAGGCACGGGAGCCGGCCGGTCCGCACGCGCGGCGCCTGCCCGGCACACCCTGCTGGGTGAGCCTGATGGTGCACGGGCTGGACGCCACCGAGGAGTTCTACGGCGAGCTGTTCGGCTGGGAGTTCCGACCCGGTCCGCAGCAGCTCGGCCCGTACGTGCGGGCGCTGCTCGACGGGCGGGAGGTGGCGGGCGTGGGCCGGCTGCCGACGGGCCGCCGGCTGCCGGTCGCCTGGACCCCGTACCTCGCCTCGGACGACGCGGACCGGACCGCCGACACGGTGCGGCTGTGCGGCGGCACGGTGGCCGTCGGCCCGCTGGACGCCGCCGAGGCCGGGCGGATGGCGATCGCCGCCGATCCCTCCGGGGCGGTGTTCGGGATCTGGCAGGGCTCCGCGCATCCCGGCGCGGCCCTGACCGGCGTGCCGGGCGCCCCCGTGTGGAACGAACTGCTCACCTTCGAGACGGAAAGCGTCACGAAGTTCTACAAAAGCGTCTTTCCCTACGAGGAGGAGCCGGTGGTCTCCGCCGGTGACGACTGTCTGACCCTGCGTCTGGACGGCCGTCCGGTGGCGGGGCTGCACGGCGTGGGCCACGGCCTGCCCCCGGACCGGGGGCCGCACTGGCGGACGTACTTCGAGGTCGCCGACCTCGATGCGACGCTGCGCCGGGTGGCGGCGCTGGGCGGCCGGGTCCTCGCGCCGGCGCACGACGGCCCGCACGGACGGGTGGCGACGGTGGCGGACCCGGAGGGCGCCGAGTTCTCCGTGGTCCAGGGTCCGCGTTGA
- a CDS encoding response regulator transcription factor, translated as MRVLVVEDEQLLADAVATGLRREAMAVDVVYDGAAALERIGVNDYDVVVLDRDLPLVHGDDVCRRIVELGMPTRVLMLTASGDVSDRVEGLEIGADDYLPKPFAFSELIARVRALGRRTSVPLPPVLERAGIKLDPNRREVFRDGKEVQLAPKEFAVLEVLMRSEGAVVSAEQLLEKAWDENTDPFTNVVRVTVMTLRRKLGEPPVIVTVPGSGYRI; from the coding sequence GTGCGCGTACTCGTCGTCGAGGACGAGCAACTGCTCGCCGATGCGGTGGCCACCGGACTGCGCCGGGAGGCCATGGCCGTCGACGTCGTGTACGACGGTGCGGCCGCCCTGGAGCGCATCGGCGTCAACGACTACGACGTGGTCGTCCTCGACCGCGACCTCCCGCTCGTGCACGGCGACGACGTCTGCCGCAGGATCGTGGAGCTCGGCATGCCCACGCGCGTGCTGATGCTCACCGCCTCCGGCGACGTCAGCGACCGTGTCGAAGGCCTGGAGATCGGCGCCGACGACTATCTGCCCAAGCCGTTCGCGTTCAGCGAGCTGATCGCGCGCGTGCGGGCCCTCGGCCGCCGTACCAGCGTGCCCCTGCCGCCGGTCCTGGAGCGCGCCGGCATCAAGCTCGACCCCAACCGCCGCGAGGTCTTCCGCGACGGCAAGGAGGTCCAGCTCGCGCCCAAGGAGTTCGCGGTGCTGGAGGTGCTGATGCGCAGCGAGGGCGCCGTCGTCTCGGCGGAGCAGCTGCTGGAGAAGGCCTGGGACGAGAACACCGACCCGTTCACCAACGTGGTGCGGGTGACGGTGATGACCCTGCGCCGCAAGCTGGGCGAGCCGCCGGTCATCGTCACCGTCCCCGGCTCCGGCTACCGGATCTGA
- a CDS encoding MFS transporter, which translates to MPSPYRALFAAPGTKAFTAAGFLGRMPLSMMGIGVVTMVSQVTGRYGLAGALSATLALSAAAIGPRVSRLVDRHGQRRVLRPATLVALTAAAVLLCAVRFRWPDWVLFVCAAGTGSVPSLGAMIRARWAALYRGTPQLHTAYSFESVVDEVCFIFGPIISIGLSTAWFPEAGPLLAACFLAAGVFWLTAQQATEPVPHPDERQSGGSALRSAGLRVLVATFVATGSIFGAVDVVTVAFADERGHKGAASVVLALYAAGSCVAGAVFGLLRFGGAPERRWLLGVAAMAVSMIPLLLVGNLPLLAVALFVAGLSIAPTMITTMSLIEEHVPRARLTEGMTWVSTGLAVGVALGSSAAGWAIDAAGARAGYGVPAVSGAVAVVVGFLGYRRLRRPAAGRGGTVEQHSERDVRNLA; encoded by the coding sequence GTGCCCAGCCCCTACAGAGCCTTGTTCGCCGCGCCCGGCACCAAGGCCTTCACCGCCGCCGGATTCCTCGGCCGGATGCCGCTGTCGATGATGGGCATCGGCGTGGTCACGATGGTCTCCCAGGTCACCGGCCGGTACGGCCTCGCGGGCGCCCTGTCGGCCACCCTCGCGCTGTCCGCCGCCGCCATCGGACCGCGCGTCTCCCGGCTGGTGGACCGCCACGGGCAGCGCCGGGTGCTGCGCCCGGCGACCCTGGTGGCCCTGACGGCGGCGGCCGTGCTGCTGTGCGCGGTCCGCTTCCGGTGGCCGGACTGGGTGCTGTTCGTCTGCGCCGCCGGGACCGGCTCGGTGCCGAGCCTCGGCGCGATGATCCGGGCCCGCTGGGCCGCGCTGTACCGGGGCACCCCCCAGCTCCACACCGCGTACTCGTTCGAGTCGGTGGTGGACGAGGTGTGCTTCATCTTCGGGCCGATCATCTCCATCGGCCTGTCCACGGCCTGGTTCCCGGAGGCGGGCCCGCTGCTGGCCGCCTGTTTCCTCGCGGCCGGCGTCTTCTGGCTGACCGCCCAGCAGGCCACCGAACCGGTCCCGCACCCGGACGAGCGGCAAAGCGGCGGCAGCGCCCTGCGCTCGGCGGGGCTGCGGGTGCTGGTGGCCACCTTCGTCGCGACCGGATCGATCTTCGGCGCCGTGGACGTGGTCACCGTCGCCTTCGCCGACGAGCGGGGCCACAAGGGCGCCGCCAGCGTCGTCCTCGCGCTGTACGCGGCCGGTTCCTGCGTGGCCGGCGCGGTCTTCGGGCTGCTGCGCTTCGGCGGGGCGCCGGAACGCCGCTGGCTGCTGGGCGTGGCGGCGATGGCCGTGAGTATGATCCCCCTCCTACTGGTCGGAAACCTGCCGCTTCTGGCCGTGGCGCTGTTCGTTGCGGGGCTGTCCATCGCGCCGACGATGATCACGACGATGTCCCTCATCGAGGAGCACGTACCTCGCGCGCGGCTCACCGAGGGCATGACCTGGGTGAGCACCGGCCTGGCGGTCGGTGTCGCGCTCGGCTCGTCCGCGGCCGGCTGGGCGATCGACGCGGCCGGGGCGCGGGCCGGGTACGGGGTCCCGGCCGTGTCCGGGGCCGTCGCGGTCGTGGTCGGTTTCCTCGGGTACCGCCGGCTGCGCAGGCCGGCCGCGGGGCGGGGAGGCACCGTTGAGCAGCACAGCGAGCGGGACGTACGGAACCTGGCGTAA
- a CDS encoding ferrochelatase, which yields MPDALDATPYDALLLLSFGGPEGPDDVVPFLENVTRGRGIPKERLKEVGQHYFLFGGVSPINDQNRALLQALREDFAAHGLDLPVYWGNRNWAPYLTDTLRQMAADGHRRILVLATSAYASYSGCRQYRENLADALATLQAEGVDVPAVDKLRHYFNHPGFVEPMIDGVLRALADLPEDVRAGAHIAFTTHSIPTAAADTSGPVESHGDGGAYVAQHLDVARLIADAVRERTGVDHPWQLVYQSRSGAPHIPWLEPDICDHLEERHAAGVPAVVMAPIGFVSDHMEVLYDLDTEAKAKAEELGLPVRRSATVGADPRFAAAVRELILERAAVERGREVTPCALGALGPSHDVCPVGCCPARAPRPAAAGADSPYA from the coding sequence ATGCCAGACGCGCTCGATGCCACCCCGTACGACGCCCTGCTCCTGCTCTCCTTCGGCGGCCCCGAAGGCCCCGACGACGTGGTCCCGTTCCTGGAGAACGTCACGCGCGGGCGCGGCATCCCCAAGGAACGCCTCAAGGAAGTGGGGCAGCACTACTTCCTCTTCGGCGGGGTCAGCCCCATCAACGACCAGAACCGCGCCCTGCTCCAGGCGCTGCGCGAGGACTTCGCCGCACACGGCCTGGACCTGCCCGTCTACTGGGGCAACCGCAACTGGGCGCCGTATCTGACCGACACCCTGCGGCAGATGGCCGCCGACGGCCACCGCCGCATCCTGGTCCTGGCCACCAGCGCCTACGCCTCCTACTCGGGCTGCCGCCAGTACCGCGAGAACCTCGCCGACGCGCTGGCCACCCTCCAGGCCGAGGGCGTGGACGTGCCGGCCGTGGACAAGCTGCGGCACTACTTCAACCACCCCGGCTTCGTCGAGCCCATGATCGACGGCGTGCTGCGCGCCCTGGCCGACCTGCCCGAGGACGTCCGCGCGGGGGCCCACATCGCCTTCACCACCCACTCCATCCCGACCGCCGCCGCCGACACCTCCGGACCCGTCGAGTCCCACGGCGACGGCGGCGCCTACGTGGCCCAGCACCTGGACGTGGCCCGGCTGATCGCCGACGCCGTCCGCGAGCGCACCGGCGTCGACCACCCCTGGCAGCTCGTCTACCAGTCCCGCTCCGGAGCCCCGCACATCCCGTGGCTGGAGCCCGACATCTGCGACCACCTCGAGGAGCGGCACGCGGCCGGCGTCCCGGCCGTCGTCATGGCCCCCATCGGCTTCGTCTCCGACCACATGGAGGTCCTGTACGACCTCGACACCGAGGCGAAGGCCAAGGCCGAGGAGCTGGGCCTGCCGGTGCGCCGCTCGGCGACCGTGGGCGCCGACCCGCGGTTCGCCGCCGCCGTCCGCGAGCTGATCCTGGAGCGGGCCGCCGTGGAGCGCGGCCGGGAGGTCACCCCCTGCGCCCTGGGCGCCCTCGGCCCGAGCCACGACGTCTGCCCGGTCGGCTGCTGCCCGGCCCGTGCCCCGCGCCCGGCCGCCGCGGGCGCCGACAGCCCCTACGCGTGA
- a CDS encoding sulfurtransferase yields the protein MTAIITASELLPALTGGNPPVLLDVRWQLSLAKAAGAPAFDGRAEYAAGHIPGAVFVDLDRELAGAPGAGGRHPLPGLAEFGAAMRRAGVSAGRPVVVYDGGQGWAAARAWWLLRWTGHPDVRVLDGGLPSWRGELSTEVPVPAEGDFTPTPAAGGLLDADGAAELARTGVLLDARAGERYRGEVEPVDRVGGHIPGAVSAPTTENVGPDGRFLPAAELRDRFKALGVSGDTEVGVYCGSGVSGAHEVLALAVAGIPAALYVGSWSEWSSDPSRPVAVGADPR from the coding sequence ATGACAGCCATCATCACCGCATCCGAACTCCTGCCCGCGCTCACCGGCGGCAATCCGCCCGTCCTGCTGGACGTGCGCTGGCAGCTGAGCCTGGCCAAGGCGGCCGGCGCGCCCGCCTTCGACGGGCGGGCCGAGTACGCGGCCGGACACATCCCGGGCGCAGTCTTCGTCGACCTGGACCGGGAGCTGGCCGGGGCGCCGGGCGCGGGGGGCCGGCATCCGCTGCCCGGACTCGCGGAGTTCGGTGCCGCGATGCGCCGGGCGGGCGTGTCGGCCGGCCGGCCGGTCGTCGTGTACGACGGCGGGCAGGGCTGGGCGGCGGCGCGCGCGTGGTGGCTGCTGCGCTGGACGGGTCACCCGGACGTGCGGGTCCTCGACGGCGGGTTGCCGTCCTGGCGGGGTGAGCTGTCCACCGAGGTGCCGGTCCCGGCCGAGGGCGACTTCACGCCGACGCCCGCGGCCGGGGGGCTGCTGGACGCGGACGGGGCCGCCGAACTGGCCCGCACGGGTGTGCTGCTGGACGCCCGCGCGGGGGAGCGGTACCGCGGTGAGGTGGAGCCGGTCGACCGGGTCGGCGGGCACATCCCGGGCGCGGTGTCGGCGCCGACGACGGAGAACGTGGGCCCCGACGGCCGCTTTCTGCCCGCGGCGGAGCTGAGGGACCGCTTCAAGGCCCTGGGGGTGTCCGGGGACACCGAGGTCGGCGTGTACTGCGGTTCGGGCGTCTCCGGCGCCCACGAGGTGCTCGCGCTGGCGGTGGCGGGCATCCCGGCGGCCCTGTACGTGGGCTCCTGGTCGGAGTGGTCCTCGGACCCGTCGCGTCCGGTGGCGGTGGGGGCGGACCCGCGGTAG
- a CDS encoding D-arabinono-1,4-lactone oxidase, with product MSSTASGTYGTWRNWGGNVTARPARQVAPASVEELAAAVRRAREDGLKVKAVGTGHSFTSIAATDGVLIRPQLLTGIRNIDRQSMTVTVEAGTPLKRLNAALAREGLSLTNMGDIMEQTVSGATSTGTHGTGRASGSIAAQIKGLELVTADGSVLTCSAQENPEVFAAARIGLGALGIVTAITFAVEPLFLLTAREEPMPLERVLSEFDQLWAENEHFEFYWFPHTGNTTTKRNNRSAGPPRPVGRAAAWFEDEFLSNGVFQVAQWAGRAAPAAVPAIARISSRALSARTYTDIPYKVFTSPRRVRFVEMEYAVPRAAVVETLRELRTMVDRSGLRISFPVEVRTAPADDITLSTASGRDSAYIAVHMFRGTPYQAYFTAAERVFTAHEGRPHWGKVHTRDAEYFSRVYPRFGEFTALRNRLDPDRLFQNDYLRRVLGA from the coding sequence TTGAGCAGCACAGCGAGCGGGACGTACGGAACCTGGCGTAACTGGGGCGGCAACGTCACGGCGCGGCCCGCCAGGCAGGTCGCGCCGGCCTCGGTGGAGGAGCTGGCCGCGGCGGTGCGCCGGGCCCGGGAGGACGGCCTGAAGGTGAAGGCGGTCGGCACCGGGCACTCCTTCACCTCGATCGCCGCCACCGACGGTGTCCTGATCCGCCCTCAACTGTTGACGGGCATACGCAACATTGACCGGCAATCCATGACGGTCACGGTGGAGGCGGGCACCCCGCTCAAGAGGCTCAACGCCGCCCTCGCGCGCGAGGGCCTGTCGCTCACCAATATGGGCGACATCATGGAGCAGACCGTCTCCGGAGCCACCAGCACCGGCACCCACGGCACGGGCCGCGCCTCCGGCTCCATCGCCGCCCAGATCAAGGGGCTGGAACTCGTCACGGCAGACGGTTCCGTCCTCACCTGCTCCGCGCAGGAGAACCCCGAGGTCTTCGCCGCCGCCCGGATCGGCTTGGGCGCCCTGGGCATCGTCACCGCGATCACGTTCGCCGTCGAGCCCCTCTTCCTGCTCACCGCGCGCGAGGAACCGATGCCGCTGGAGCGGGTCCTGTCGGAGTTCGACCAGCTGTGGGCGGAGAACGAGCACTTCGAGTTCTACTGGTTCCCGCACACCGGGAACACCACCACCAAGCGCAACAACCGCAGCGCCGGTCCCCCGCGGCCGGTGGGGCGGGCGGCCGCCTGGTTCGAGGACGAGTTCCTGTCCAACGGGGTGTTCCAGGTGGCCCAGTGGGCCGGCCGGGCCGCGCCGGCCGCCGTCCCGGCCATCGCCCGGATCTCCAGCAGGGCCCTGTCCGCGCGGACCTACACCGACATCCCGTACAAGGTCTTCACCTCACCGCGCCGGGTGCGCTTCGTGGAGATGGAGTACGCCGTCCCGCGCGCCGCCGTCGTGGAGACCCTGCGCGAGCTGCGGACCATGGTCGACCGCTCGGGGCTGCGGATCAGCTTCCCGGTGGAGGTGCGCACCGCCCCGGCCGACGACATCACCCTGTCCACCGCCTCCGGCCGGGACAGCGCCTACATCGCCGTGCACATGTTCCGGGGCACGCCGTACCAGGCGTACTTCACGGCCGCCGAGCGCGTCTTCACCGCGCACGAGGGACGTCCGCACTGGGGCAAGGTGCACACACGGGACGCCGAGTACTTCTCCCGGGTATATCCGCGCTTCGGCGAGTTCACGGCGTTGCGGAACCGTCTCGACCCGGACCGGCTGTTCCAGAACGACTATCTGCGGAGGGTCCTGGGGGCGTAG
- the sepH gene encoding septation protein SepH produces the protein MPELRVVAVSNDGTRLVLKAADSTEYTLPIDERLRAAVRGDRPRLGQIEIEVESHLRPRDIQARIRAGATAEEVAQLAGIPVDRVRRFEGPVLAERAFMAERARKTPVRRPGENSGPLLGEAVQERLLLRGADKDTVQWDSWRRDDGTWEVLLVYRVAGEPHSASWTYDPPRRLVQAVDDEARSLIGESDDLAAPEPSFPFVPRIARLPRERSMDRALERVDRERPGLTAPPPEPAEESTGERDSLTSLLEAVPSFRGDLVVPERPSDAAEEPGDEPEAEEPPAPAASAGSAYADVLMPRSVGSHRDRLVGATDRQAEADGVRPGRRAAVPSWDEIVFGTRRKKQE, from the coding sequence ATGCCCGAACTGCGTGTCGTGGCCGTCTCGAATGACGGCACACGGCTGGTGCTGAAGGCTGCCGACTCCACGGAGTACACACTTCCGATCGACGAACGCCTGCGCGCTGCCGTGCGCGGCGACCGGCCGCGCCTCGGCCAGATCGAGATCGAGGTCGAGAGCCATCTGCGCCCGCGGGACATCCAGGCCCGGATACGAGCCGGAGCTACCGCGGAAGAGGTCGCACAGCTCGCCGGCATCCCCGTCGACCGGGTGCGCCGCTTCGAGGGGCCCGTGCTGGCCGAGCGTGCCTTCATGGCCGAGCGCGCCCGAAAGACCCCGGTCCGCCGCCCCGGCGAGAACTCCGGCCCGCTGCTCGGCGAGGCCGTGCAGGAACGGCTGCTGCTGCGCGGCGCCGACAAGGACACCGTGCAGTGGGACTCCTGGCGCCGCGACGACGGCACCTGGGAGGTGCTCCTCGTCTACCGGGTCGCGGGCGAACCGCACTCGGCGAGCTGGACGTACGACCCGCCCCGGCGGCTCGTCCAGGCCGTCGACGACGAGGCGCGCTCGCTGATCGGCGAGTCCGACGACCTCGCCGCGCCCGAGCCGAGCTTCCCGTTCGTCCCGCGGATCGCCCGGCTGCCCCGCGAACGCTCGATGGACCGTGCGCTCGAACGGGTGGACCGGGAGCGGCCCGGCCTGACCGCGCCACCGCCGGAGCCGGCCGAGGAGAGCACGGGCGAGCGCGACTCGCTGACCAGCCTGCTGGAGGCCGTGCCGAGCTTCCGGGGCGACCTCGTCGTACCCGAGCGCCCGTCGGACGCCGCGGAGGAGCCCGGCGACGAGCCCGAAGCGGAGGAGCCGCCGGCGCCCGCCGCCTCGGCCGGATCCGCCTACGCGGACGTCCTCATGCCGCGCTCCGTCGGCAGCCACCGCGACCGGCTCGTCGGCGCGACCGACCGCCAGGCCGAGGCCGACGGCGTCCGCCCCGGCCGCCGCGCCGCCGTGCCGAGCTGGGACGAGATCGTTTTCGGCACCCGCCGCAAGAAGCAGGAGTAG
- a CDS encoding alkaline phosphatase family protein, whose product MSQLSAWDHPEPLALDTAPLPEYGSGSLADLLPTLAAGLGVPGLTATIGELTPADRVCVFLVDGLGWEQLAAHPDEAPFLTSLLGSSRGGTGRPLTAGYPATTATSLASVGTGLPPGAHGLPGYAVRNPATGELMNQLRWHPYTEPGAWQPYPTVFQQAHQAGVHTAQVTSPAFEHTPLTKVALSGGTFHGRLTGEERMDLAAEQLAAGDRSLVYTYYAELDGSGHRYGIASDTWRGQLMYVDRLAQRLAEQLPPRSALYVTADHGMVDVPFDERHRIDFDEDWELRAGVALLGGEGRARHVYAVPGAENDVLAVWREVLGEQFWVASRDEAIAAGWFGRPGACDERVYPRIGDVIAAAHDDVLIVASEREPKESALVGNHGSMTPAEQLVPLLEVRS is encoded by the coding sequence ATGTCCCAGCTCTCCGCCTGGGACCACCCCGAGCCCCTCGCCCTGGACACCGCGCCGCTGCCCGAGTACGGCAGCGGCTCCCTGGCCGACCTGCTGCCCACCCTGGCCGCGGGCCTCGGGGTCCCCGGCCTGACCGCCACGATCGGCGAACTGACCCCCGCCGACCGGGTCTGCGTCTTCCTGGTCGACGGCCTCGGCTGGGAGCAGCTCGCCGCCCACCCGGACGAGGCCCCCTTCCTGACCTCCCTGCTCGGCAGCTCCCGAGGCGGCACCGGCCGCCCGCTCACCGCCGGCTACCCGGCGACCACCGCGACCTCCCTCGCCTCCGTCGGCACCGGCCTGCCGCCCGGTGCCCACGGTCTGCCCGGATACGCCGTGCGCAACCCGGCCACCGGCGAGCTGATGAACCAGCTCCGCTGGCACCCGTACACCGAACCGGGCGCCTGGCAGCCGTACCCCACCGTCTTCCAGCAGGCCCACCAGGCCGGGGTGCACACCGCCCAGGTGACCTCGCCCGCCTTCGAGCACACCCCGCTCACCAAGGTCGCGCTCAGCGGCGGCACCTTCCACGGGCGGCTCACCGGCGAGGAGCGCATGGACCTCGCGGCCGAGCAACTGGCCGCCGGCGACCGCTCGCTGGTGTACACGTACTACGCCGAACTGGACGGCTCCGGGCACCGCTACGGCATCGCCTCCGACACCTGGCGCGGCCAGCTGATGTACGTCGACCGGCTCGCCCAGCGGCTGGCCGAGCAGCTGCCCCCGCGCAGCGCCCTGTACGTCACCGCCGACCACGGCATGGTCGACGTGCCGTTCGACGAGCGGCACCGCATCGACTTCGACGAGGACTGGGAGCTGCGGGCCGGTGTCGCGCTGCTGGGCGGCGAGGGCCGGGCCCGGCACGTGTACGCGGTGCCGGGCGCCGAGAACGACGTGCTGGCCGTGTGGCGCGAGGTGCTCGGGGAGCAGTTCTGGGTGGCCTCGCGGGACGAGGCGATCGCGGCCGGCTGGTTCGGGCGGCCCGGCGCGTGCGACGAGCGCGTGTACCCGCGGATCGGGGACGTGATCGCCGCCGCGCACGACGACGTGCTGATCGTCGCCTCCGAGCGGGAGCCCAAGGAGTCGGCGCTGGTCGGCAACCACGGCTCGATGACCCCGGCGGAACAGCTCGTCCCGCTGCTCGAAGTACGCTCCTGA
- a CDS encoding DUF5998 family protein: MAKTSTTTQGLRAAIERSGYYPALVAEAVEAAVGGEPVRSYLVHQETTFDQNEVRRHVTVLVLTGNRFIVSHTDEQAADSTSPTPYATTSTESVKLDRISSVVVSRVVANPEQYTPGTLPREVVLTIGWGAVNRIDLEPAACGDPNCDADHGYTGSSTADDLSLRVSEAGDGPETVRQALAFAQAISEATADLTR; this comes from the coding sequence ATGGCCAAGACCAGTACGACGACCCAGGGGCTGCGCGCGGCGATCGAGCGCAGCGGCTACTACCCGGCCCTCGTGGCCGAGGCGGTGGAGGCCGCTGTGGGCGGCGAGCCCGTCCGGTCGTACCTGGTCCACCAGGAGACGACGTTCGACCAGAACGAGGTCCGCCGGCACGTCACCGTGCTGGTCCTCACCGGCAACCGCTTCATCGTCAGTCACACCGACGAGCAGGCCGCCGACAGCACCTCCCCGACGCCGTACGCCACCACCTCCACCGAGTCCGTGAAGCTCGACCGGATCTCGTCGGTCGTGGTCAGCCGGGTGGTCGCCAACCCCGAGCAGTACACGCCGGGCACGCTGCCCCGCGAGGTCGTGCTGACCATCGGCTGGGGCGCGGTCAACCGCATCGACCTGGAGCCCGCCGCCTGCGGCGACCCCAACTGCGACGCCGACCACGGCTACACGGGCAGCTCCACGGCGGACGACCTGAGCCTGCGCGTCAGCGAGGCCGGGGACGGCCCGGAGACGGTGCGCCAGGCGCTCGCCTTCGCGCAGGCCATCTCGGAGGCGACCGCGGACCTCACGCGCTGA
- a CDS encoding thymidine kinase — protein sequence MPELVFFSGTMDCGKSTLALQIEHNRSARGLAGVIFTRDDRAGEGKLSSRLGLVTEAVEVEDGKDLYAYLVDHLSQGGRADYVIADEAQFLAPEQIDQLARVVDDLGLDVFAFGITTDFRSKLFPGSQRLVELADRIEVLQVEALCWCGARATHNARTIDGEMVVEGAQVVVGDVNQSAGEVGYEVLCRRHHRRRMTAATARAAALSPDVLPVSPS from the coding sequence ATGCCCGAGCTGGTGTTCTTCTCCGGAACGATGGACTGCGGGAAGTCGACGCTGGCTCTGCAGATCGAGCACAACCGTTCCGCGCGCGGCCTGGCGGGCGTGATCTTCACCCGTGACGACCGCGCGGGCGAGGGCAAGCTGTCCTCCCGGCTGGGCCTGGTCACCGAGGCGGTGGAGGTCGAGGACGGCAAGGATCTGTACGCGTACCTCGTGGACCACCTCTCCCAGGGCGGCCGGGCCGACTACGTGATCGCGGACGAGGCGCAGTTCCTGGCGCCCGAGCAGATCGACCAGCTCGCGCGCGTGGTGGACGATCTCGGCCTGGACGTCTTCGCCTTCGGCATCACCACCGACTTCCGCTCCAAGCTGTTCCCCGGCTCGCAGCGGCTGGTGGAGCTGGCCGACCGGATCGAGGTGCTCCAGGTGGAGGCGCTGTGCTGGTGCGGCGCCCGTGCCACGCACAACGCCCGCACGATAGACGGCGAGATGGTGGTCGAGGGCGCCCAGGTGGTCGTCGGCGACGTCAACCAGTCCGCGGGCGAGGTCGGCTACGAGGTGCTGTGCCGCCGGCACCACCGGCGCCGGATGACCGCCGCGACGGCCCGCGCGGCGGCCCTGTCCCCGGACGTGCTGCCCGTCTCGCCCTCCTGA
- a CDS encoding inositol monophosphatase family protein has translation MTDPLHRDLLALAREAARRAGELLRDGRPSDLAVARTKSSDVDVVTEMDIAAEKLITDLISGRRPDDGFLGEEGASAEGTSGVRWVIDPLDGTVNYLYGLPTWAVSIAAEQDGETVVGVVAAPMRGETYHAVRGGGAWATGAWEGERALACRPAPPLDQALVSTGFNYVAEVRAHQAGLAARLIPLVRDIRRGGSAAVDLCDVACGRLDGYYERGLHPWDFAAGDLIAREAGALTGGRPGQRPSRELTVAGSPGVFEPLQRLLEDFGAWHD, from the coding sequence GTGACCGACCCCCTGCACCGGGACCTGCTCGCGCTCGCCCGTGAGGCCGCACGCCGGGCCGGCGAGCTGCTGCGCGACGGCCGCCCCAGCGACCTGGCCGTGGCCAGGACGAAGTCCAGCGACGTGGACGTCGTCACCGAGATGGACATCGCGGCCGAGAAGCTGATCACCGATCTGATCTCCGGCCGGCGCCCCGACGACGGCTTCCTCGGCGAGGAGGGGGCCTCGGCCGAGGGCACGAGCGGCGTCCGCTGGGTGATCGACCCGCTGGACGGCACGGTGAACTACCTGTACGGGCTGCCGACCTGGGCGGTGTCCATCGCCGCCGAGCAGGACGGCGAGACCGTCGTCGGGGTCGTCGCGGCGCCGATGCGCGGCGAGACGTACCACGCGGTGCGCGGCGGCGGCGCGTGGGCCACGGGCGCGTGGGAGGGCGAGCGGGCGCTCGCCTGCCGGCCCGCGCCCCCGCTGGACCAGGCGCTCGTCTCCACCGGTTTCAACTACGTCGCCGAGGTCCGTGCCCACCAGGCCGGGCTGGCCGCCCGGCTGATCCCGCTGGTGCGGGACATCCGGCGCGGCGGCTCGGCGGCGGTCGACCTGTGCGACGTGGCCTGCGGCCGGCTCGACGGGTACTACGAGCGGGGCCTGCACCCGTGGGACTTCGCGGCCGGGGACCTCATCGCCCGGGAGGCCGGCGCGCTGACCGGCGGACGGCCCGGACAGCGGCCCTCACGGGAGCTGACGGTGGCGGGTTCCCCGGGTGTCTTCGAGCCGCTCCAGCGGCTGCTGGAGGACTTCGGGGCCTGGCACGACTGA